From the genome of Streptomyces sp. NBC_01116, one region includes:
- a CDS encoding pentapeptide repeat-containing protein: MAASEGRTTRTTGATRGARGSRAVKGRKDTVAAARRPEVRLPPLVPYEGEGLEPDGDYDGMRFDGVDLADASGRGARFMDCALDGCALDRAELTRARFIDTVLTGVRGVGTDLAEASLRDVEVVDARLGGVQLHGAVLERVVVRGGKIDYLNLRRTRLKDVVFEGCVLSEPDFGDAHLVRVEFRDCVLKRADFSGVRMESVDLRAVAELDIARGVDRLAGAVISPSQLMELAPAFAAQIGVRVEA; encoded by the coding sequence ATGGCAGCGAGCGAGGGCAGGACGACCAGGACGACCGGGGCGACCAGGGGAGCCAGGGGGAGCAGGGCGGTCAAGGGCAGGAAGGACACCGTCGCGGCGGCGCGGCGTCCGGAGGTGCGGCTGCCTCCGCTCGTCCCCTACGAGGGCGAGGGCCTGGAGCCGGACGGGGACTACGACGGGATGCGGTTCGACGGAGTGGACCTGGCGGACGCGTCGGGCCGGGGCGCCCGGTTCATGGACTGCGCGCTGGACGGCTGCGCCCTGGACCGCGCGGAGCTGACGCGGGCCCGCTTCATCGACACGGTGCTGACGGGCGTACGGGGTGTGGGCACCGATCTCGCGGAGGCGTCGCTGCGGGACGTGGAGGTGGTGGACGCGCGCCTGGGCGGGGTGCAGCTGCACGGTGCGGTGCTGGAGCGGGTGGTGGTGCGCGGCGGCAAGATCGACTACCTGAATCTGCGCAGGACCCGGCTCAAGGACGTCGTCTTCGAGGGCTGCGTGCTCTCCGAGCCGGACTTCGGGGACGCGCACCTGGTCCGCGTCGAGTTCCGGGACTGCGTGCTGAAGCGGGCGGACTTCAGCGGGGTCCGGATGGAGTCGGTGGACCTGCGCGCGGTGGCCGAGCTGGACATCGCGCGGGGCGTGGACCGGCTGGCGGGCGCGGTGATCAGCCCGTCGCAGCTGATGGAGCTGGCTCCGGCGTTCGCGGCGCAGATCGGGGTGCGGGTGGAGGCGTGA
- a CDS encoding zinc-binding dehydrogenase, translating to MHAVRLHAFGPAENLVYEEAEDPVPGPGQVRIAVAAAGVHVLDTVLREGERGPYPEPARLPTVPGREIAGTVESVGEGTDAAWLGKRVVAHIGMAPGGYAELTVTEADRLHEIPEGLDAAGAVAMIGTGRTALGILGFTPLGPDSVVVVTAAAGGIGTLVVQHAKNAGATVIALAGGPAKAARAEAEGAGLALDYTRPDWPRRAREHLEAAGLRATVVYDAVGGTTARAAVDLLGPGGQHVVYGWSGAGLLDGGPLTFTDEELAGRAITSGSVLGPAMIERGGGLRALETRALAEAAAGRLRPAVQRFPLAEAAAAHRALETRGTIGKVVLEP from the coding sequence ATGCACGCCGTACGCCTTCACGCCTTCGGCCCCGCCGAGAACCTCGTGTACGAGGAGGCCGAGGACCCCGTCCCCGGCCCCGGACAGGTCCGTATCGCCGTGGCCGCGGCCGGGGTGCACGTCCTGGACACCGTTCTGCGGGAAGGGGAGCGCGGCCCCTACCCGGAGCCCGCCCGCCTCCCCACCGTCCCCGGCCGCGAGATCGCCGGAACCGTCGAGTCGGTGGGAGAGGGCACCGACGCGGCCTGGCTCGGCAAGCGCGTCGTCGCCCACATCGGCATGGCGCCGGGCGGGTACGCCGAACTCACCGTCACCGAGGCCGACCGGCTCCACGAGATCCCCGAGGGGCTCGACGCCGCCGGGGCCGTCGCCATGATCGGCACCGGCCGCACCGCCCTCGGCATCCTCGGGTTCACCCCGCTCGGCCCGGATTCGGTGGTCGTCGTCACCGCGGCGGCGGGCGGGATCGGCACCCTCGTCGTCCAGCACGCGAAGAACGCCGGGGCCACCGTCATCGCGCTGGCCGGGGGCCCGGCGAAGGCGGCCCGGGCGGAGGCCGAAGGCGCCGGCCTCGCCCTCGACTACACCCGGCCCGACTGGCCGCGCAGGGCCCGCGAGCACCTCGAAGCGGCGGGGCTGCGGGCCACCGTCGTCTACGACGCCGTCGGCGGGACCACCGCCCGCGCCGCCGTGGACCTGCTCGGCCCCGGCGGGCAGCACGTGGTCTACGGCTGGTCGGGCGCGGGGCTCCTCGACGGGGGGCCGCTCACCTTCACCGACGAGGAACTGGCCGGACGCGCCATCACGTCCGGGTCCGTCCTCGGGCCGGCGATGATCGAGAGGGGCGGCGGTCTGCGCGCGCTGGAGACCCGAGCCCTCGCCGAGGCGGCGGCCGGCCGGCTGCGGCCCGCCGTACAGCGCTTCCCGCTCGCCGAGGCCGCCGCAGCGCACCGCGCGCTGGAGACCCGGGGCACGATCGGCAAGGTGGTCCTGGAGCCGTAG
- a CDS encoding NAD(P)-binding protein, which yields MEHIHVIGGGLAGLTAAITAAESGARVTLYEGHRTLGGRARTADGPYRANEGPHALYRRGPHWTWLARRGLLGAVVSVPPREGLRFRFRRAGAARRTPPVALLRLARRAPGTAPVDDAFLEWATGQVGEEGARAAANFAATALFHHDPGSLSARFVQERLHRLASFPPEAHYPVGGWAPLVERMAGHARGLGVGIETAARVDTRTLGELSRTGPVVVAASLDSARLLLDDPSLTWESGRTVLLDLALRTRRGDAFVVSDLDAPGWLERFTAQDPGLAPAGEQLLQGQFPIGPDARRAEGTARAEELLNLGFPGWRERTTWRVEALADGRTGAVDRPGTTWRDRPSVVRGNGIFLAGDQVAAPGLLSEVSFTSGLEAALLAVKAAGTATGEATGKRSGTGARDRG from the coding sequence ATGGAACACATCCACGTCATCGGCGGCGGCCTCGCCGGCCTCACCGCCGCCATCACCGCGGCCGAGTCCGGTGCGCGGGTCACCCTGTACGAGGGCCACCGGACGCTCGGCGGCCGGGCCAGGACCGCGGACGGGCCGTACCGCGCCAACGAGGGCCCGCACGCCCTGTACCGGCGCGGGCCGCACTGGACCTGGCTGGCCCGGCGCGGTCTTCTCGGCGCCGTCGTCTCCGTACCGCCCCGCGAGGGCCTCCGGTTCCGTTTCCGCCGCGCGGGAGCCGCCCGCCGGACCCCGCCCGTGGCGCTGCTGCGACTCGCCCGCCGGGCCCCCGGCACGGCCCCGGTGGACGACGCCTTCCTGGAGTGGGCCACCGGGCAGGTCGGCGAGGAGGGCGCCCGCGCCGCCGCGAACTTCGCCGCCACCGCGCTGTTCCACCACGACCCCGGGTCGCTCTCCGCCCGGTTCGTCCAGGAGCGCCTGCACCGCCTGGCCTCGTTCCCGCCCGAGGCCCACTACCCGGTCGGCGGCTGGGCGCCGCTCGTCGAGCGGATGGCCGGCCACGCCCGGGGCCTCGGCGTCGGCATCGAGACCGCCGCCCGCGTCGACACCCGGACCCTCGGCGAGCTGTCCCGGACCGGACCGGTCGTCGTCGCCGCCTCCCTCGACTCCGCCCGCCTCCTCCTCGACGACCCGTCCCTCACCTGGGAGAGCGGCCGCACCGTCCTGCTGGACCTGGCGCTGCGCACCCGGCGCGGCGACGCGTTCGTCGTGTCGGACCTGGACGCGCCGGGCTGGCTGGAGCGGTTCACCGCCCAGGACCCCGGCCTCGCCCCGGCCGGCGAACAACTGCTCCAGGGCCAGTTCCCGATCGGCCCCGACGCCCGCCGGGCGGAAGGGACCGCGCGGGCCGAGGAACTCCTCAACCTCGGCTTCCCCGGCTGGCGGGAGCGCACCACCTGGCGCGTCGAGGCCCTCGCCGACGGCCGCACCGGAGCCGTCGACCGCCCGGGAACCACCTGGCGGGACCGGCCCTCCGTCGTCCGGGGCAACGGCATCTTCCTGGCGGGCGACCAGGTCGCCGCCCCCGGACTCCTCAGCGAGGTCTCCTTCACCAGCGGCCTCGAAGCCGCCCTGCTCGCCGTGAAGGCGGCCGGGACGGCCACCGGGGAGGCCACCGGCAAGCGCTCCGGGACGGGAGCCCGGGACCGGGGTTGA
- a CDS encoding N-acetyltransferase family protein, translating to MIRTATPEDVPVLHALVRDLAAYEKALDEVVVTEEQLTEALFGDRPAAYAHVATADDDGDGGEVIGFALWFLNFSTWRGVHGIYLEDLYVRPDRRGGGHGRALLTELARICGERGYQRLEWSVLDWNAPSIAFYESLGARPQDEWTVYRLTDGALARLGADGRGA from the coding sequence ATGATTCGTACCGCCACACCTGAAGACGTCCCCGTCCTGCACGCCCTGGTGCGGGATCTCGCCGCGTACGAGAAGGCCCTCGACGAGGTCGTCGTCACCGAGGAGCAGCTGACCGAGGCGCTGTTCGGCGACCGTCCCGCCGCCTACGCGCACGTGGCGACGGCCGACGACGACGGAGACGGCGGCGAGGTGATCGGCTTCGCCCTGTGGTTCCTGAACTTCTCGACCTGGCGCGGCGTGCACGGCATCTACCTGGAGGACCTGTACGTCCGCCCCGACCGGCGCGGCGGCGGCCACGGCAGGGCGCTGCTGACGGAGCTGGCGCGGATCTGCGGTGAGCGCGGCTACCAGCGGCTGGAGTGGTCCGTCCTCGACTGGAACGCCCCGTCCATCGCGTTCTACGAGTCGCTCGGCGCGCGCCCGCAGGACGAGTGGACGGTGTACCGGCTGACGGACGGGGCCCTGGCCCGGCTGGGGGCGGACGGTCGCGGGGCCTGA